The nucleotide window GCGAGGCATCGATGCCGATCAGAGCCGACTGAAACCGTCGGGTCGTTTCTTCCATCTGCACCCGATAATTTTCCTGCCACTGCAGAAGCGCCGCAACGGCGCGATTGAGTTCTTTGAAATTTTCTCCAAACTGTTCGTTGATTTTGGCGTTGAAGTCTTTGATTACCTCCTGAAGGGCGTTAATCAGGGCATCGGAATTATTCTTCGCCATCGTTTGCGTAAAATCCCGAAATTCACGGACAATCGTTTCCTGAAAAACCTGTGAATCCCCGCTCATCTGTTTCATCTGAGCCAGTACAGAACAATCGATCTGCCTTATCGCGTTCGACAGGGCGTCTCCGCCGGAGGCGGTGATATTTTTCAACGAGTTTATGGCGTCTCTCTGTTCAGTCATGACGCGATAAATATCGTCCGCTGTGACCCCGCTCTCTTTGCCGGAACTCCGGAGCGGAGCAAAAACGAAATAGTCCAGCGCCCTTAAAATCATCCCGGAGAACATCCCCAGGATCGACGTCCAAAAGGCGAGTTTCATCCCCTCCAGCAACAGCGGAACACTGCCGTCCATGTCATTGACGTTGAAAGAACCGAGACTTTGAGCGATGCCCCAAAAAGTACCGAAAAGCCCCAGCGTCGTCAGCAAACCGGAGACGTTTTCCGCGGTGTCGGAGGCGCGGTCGGCATGACCCGTCATTACGACAATGGCCCATAT belongs to Synergistaceae bacterium and includes:
- a CDS encoding MotA/TolQ/ExbB proton channel family protein codes for the protein MTGHADRASDTAENVSGLLTTLGLFGTFWGIAQSLGSFNVNDMDGSVPLLLEGMKLAFWTSILGMFSGMILRALDYFVFAPLRSSGKESGVTADDIYRVMTEQRDAINSLKNITASGGDALSNAIRQIDCSVLAQMKQMSGDSQVFQETIVREFRDFTQTMAKNNSDALINALQEVIKDFNAKINEQFGENFKELNRAVAALLQWQENYRVQMEETTRRFQSALIGIDASQKAIERIRRDTEAIPCTMEQLRGILQKLDFEMEKAGGVLEGFAALRTRADEVFPVIESALKNLTETMTKSVAASAEQVESIVAQQGENVKVLRAQLSALTLQSCDMVQKGMEDIQVVFEKNLQETMKLTKSNFEEFDRQMGSELERAIRLLGSQLASVAKKLVDDYTALEQKIDSLVSRALSVPDDRKGGPS